In Arthrobacter sp. SLBN-83, one DNA window encodes the following:
- a CDS encoding adenylosuccinate synthase, whose protein sequence is MPAIVIVGAQWGDEGKGKATDLLGGRVDYVVKPNGGNNAGHTVVVGGEKYELKLLPAGILSPNAVPIIGNGCVVNLEALFQEIDGLQARGADTSKLRVSANAHLVAPYHQVLDKVTERFLGKRAIGTTGRGIGPAYMDKVARLGIRVQDVFDESILRQKVEGSLRQKNELLVKVYNRRSVVVDEIVEYFLSYAERLRPLVIDSTLVLNSALDEGKVVLMEGGQATFLDVDHGTYPFVTSSNPTAGGASVGSGIGPTRISRSIGIIKAYTTRVGAGPFPTELFDEMGMYLQKTGGEFGVNTGRPRRCGWYDAVLARHASRVNGFTDYFVTKLDVLTGIEQIPVCVAYDVDGVRHDEMPMTQTEFHHAKPIFEYFDGWTEDITGARTLADLPENARNYVLALEKLSGTRFSAIGVGPDRDQTIVVNDLIND, encoded by the coding sequence ATGCCAGCAATTGTGATCGTAGGAGCCCAGTGGGGCGACGAAGGAAAAGGCAAGGCCACCGACCTGCTGGGTGGCCGTGTTGACTACGTCGTCAAGCCCAACGGCGGCAACAACGCCGGGCACACCGTCGTCGTGGGCGGTGAAAAGTACGAACTCAAGCTGCTGCCGGCGGGCATCCTCAGCCCAAACGCCGTTCCCATCATCGGCAACGGCTGTGTAGTGAACCTCGAGGCCCTCTTCCAGGAGATCGACGGCCTGCAGGCCCGCGGCGCCGACACCTCCAAACTGCGCGTCTCCGCCAACGCACACCTGGTGGCCCCGTACCACCAGGTCCTGGACAAGGTGACCGAACGCTTCCTCGGCAAACGTGCCATCGGCACCACCGGCCGCGGCATCGGCCCCGCCTACATGGACAAGGTGGCCCGGCTGGGCATCCGCGTCCAGGACGTCTTTGACGAATCCATCCTCCGCCAGAAGGTGGAAGGCTCGCTGCGCCAGAAGAACGAACTCCTGGTCAAGGTCTACAACCGCCGCAGCGTGGTGGTGGACGAGATCGTGGAGTACTTCCTGTCCTATGCTGAGCGGCTCCGCCCGCTGGTCATCGACAGCACCCTGGTCCTGAACTCCGCCCTGGACGAAGGAAAAGTGGTGCTGATGGAGGGCGGCCAGGCCACCTTCCTGGACGTGGACCACGGCACCTACCCGTTCGTGACCTCCTCCAACCCCACCGCCGGCGGCGCGTCGGTGGGGTCTGGCATTGGCCCCACCCGGATCTCGCGCTCCATCGGCATCATCAAGGCCTACACCACCCGTGTTGGCGCCGGCCCATTCCCCACGGAACTCTTCGACGAGATGGGCATGTACCTGCAGAAGACCGGCGGTGAGTTCGGCGTCAACACGGGCCGGCCGCGCCGCTGCGGCTGGTACGACGCCGTCCTGGCCCGCCATGCCTCCCGCGTCAACGGCTTCACGGACTACTTCGTCACCAAACTGGACGTACTGACCGGCATCGAACAGATCCCCGTGTGCGTGGCCTACGACGTTGACGGTGTCCGGCACGACGAAATGCCCATGACGCAGACCGAGTTCCACCACGCCAAGCCAATCTTCGAGTACTTCGACGGCTGGACCGAGGACATCACCGGCGCCCGCACCCTTGCGGACCTGCCGGAGAATGCCCGGAACTACGTGCTGGCGCTGGAAAAGCTCTCCGGCACCCGCTTCTCCGCCATCGGCGTGGGGCCGGACCGGGACCAGACCATCGTGGTGAACGACCTCATCAACGACTAA
- a CDS encoding M14 family zinc carboxypeptidase, which translates to MNKSLQTFRNLALSGALALAVVAGPAPLANAVGEGPGYDGNGQITTTKLATYDQMVSFLKDQDAKQPAMELEVIGRTVKGRDIHLVKYISDPAKPTILYLTQQHGNEQLTTEGAMEVIKHLGTGKSADILKGVNILVLPMLNADGAMGDVNFSLDNYLAKGDRHLTRYNAEGVDLNRDHVAKVQPETQALHNNVMRKYRIDYMIDLHHQGTRAERDGKLVSGSILYPTTPNADPAVVEKSKQLGAVVFNNVDSTGWGHLGKYQGGSAETISRNGISVEYGIATLLFEMRGMSDHYLDGYALGQRSNGYLIKQTVTTLTSTAAAIADGSIADADTSFWDTLAEQTSRPAGEAEDE; encoded by the coding sequence GTGAACAAATCCCTGCAAACCTTCAGGAACCTTGCCCTTTCCGGGGCCCTGGCGCTCGCTGTCGTGGCGGGACCGGCACCGCTGGCAAACGCGGTGGGCGAAGGACCCGGCTATGACGGCAATGGCCAGATCACTACAACGAAACTGGCCACCTATGACCAGATGGTTTCCTTCCTGAAGGACCAGGACGCCAAGCAGCCGGCCATGGAACTGGAAGTCATCGGCCGGACCGTGAAGGGCCGCGACATCCACCTGGTCAAGTACATTTCCGATCCGGCCAAGCCCACCATCCTTTACCTGACCCAGCAGCACGGCAACGAGCAGCTCACCACCGAGGGTGCCATGGAGGTCATCAAGCACCTGGGTACCGGCAAATCGGCGGACATCCTCAAGGGCGTGAACATCCTGGTGCTGCCAATGCTCAACGCCGATGGCGCCATGGGGGACGTGAACTTCTCCCTGGACAACTACCTCGCCAAGGGGGACCGGCACCTCACCCGCTACAACGCGGAGGGCGTGGACCTGAACCGCGACCACGTGGCCAAGGTCCAGCCGGAAACCCAGGCGCTGCACAACAACGTGATGCGCAAGTACCGGATCGACTACATGATTGACCTGCACCACCAGGGCACCCGTGCTGAGCGTGACGGCAAGCTGGTCTCCGGCTCCATCCTGTACCCCACCACCCCCAACGCAGATCCCGCCGTCGTCGAAAAGTCGAAGCAGCTGGGTGCCGTGGTCTTCAATAACGTCGACTCCACCGGCTGGGGCCACCTGGGCAAGTACCAGGGCGGCAGCGCCGAAACCATCAGCCGCAACGGCATCTCCGTGGAATACGGCATCGCCACCTTGCTCTTCGAGATGCGCGGCATGTCCGACCACTACCTGGACGGCTACGCGCTGGGCCAGCGCAGCAACGGCTACCTGATCAAGCAGACGGTCACCACGCTGACGTCCACCGCCGCCGCCATTGCGGACGGTTCCATTGCCGACGCCGACACCTCCTTCTGGGACACGCTCGCCGAGCAGACGTCCCGGCCCGCAGGGGAGGCGGAGGACGAGTAG
- a CDS encoding cobalamin-independent methionine synthase II family protein → MSLNTDHIRVTHAGSLPRTPELIAANAAKEADGISPEFLELLEASVVDIVRRQKDLGIDIPNDGEYGHTMSSSVDYGAWWNYSFSRLGGLEPTNVDRWADSQVHRSSPGHIVLTSFPDRRDRQAFNEAYNDPSSGILTHRKSVAQPKIAGPLTYTGQDLVASDIRNLKTGLAAAGLSDGFVASLSPGSCARVANEYYKSDEELVYACADAMREEYKAIIDAGLTVQLDDPSLAESWDQINPEPSLEDYLKFIQLRVEATNWALRDLPQEQIRLHVCWGSWHGPHTTDIPFADIIGSVLQVNAGAYSFEAANVRHEHEWRVWEDTKLPEGKVIIPGVVSHATNVVEHPDLVADRIVRFADVVGRENVIASTDCGLGGRVHPQIAFAKLEALGEGARRATKRLW, encoded by the coding sequence ATGTCCCTGAACACTGACCACATCCGCGTAACCCACGCCGGGTCCTTGCCCCGAACCCCGGAACTCATTGCCGCCAACGCCGCCAAGGAAGCCGACGGCATCTCCCCCGAATTCCTTGAGCTCCTGGAGGCTTCGGTGGTGGACATCGTCCGGCGCCAAAAAGACCTGGGCATCGACATCCCCAACGACGGCGAATACGGCCACACCATGTCCAGTTCCGTGGACTACGGCGCCTGGTGGAACTACTCGTTCTCCCGACTCGGCGGCCTGGAGCCGACCAATGTTGACCGCTGGGCCGACTCGCAGGTGCACCGCTCCTCGCCGGGCCACATCGTCCTGACCTCCTTCCCGGACCGGCGGGACCGGCAGGCGTTCAACGAGGCGTACAACGATCCCTCCTCGGGCATCCTCACCCACCGCAAGAGCGTTGCCCAGCCCAAGATCGCCGGCCCCCTGACCTACACGGGCCAGGACCTGGTGGCGTCGGACATCAGGAACCTGAAGACGGGGTTGGCTGCCGCGGGCCTCTCCGACGGTTTCGTGGCCTCGCTCTCCCCCGGCTCCTGCGCAAGGGTGGCCAACGAGTACTACAAGTCAGACGAGGAACTGGTCTACGCCTGCGCCGACGCCATGCGGGAGGAATACAAGGCGATCATCGATGCCGGCCTCACCGTGCAGCTCGATGATCCGTCACTGGCCGAGAGCTGGGACCAGATCAACCCCGAGCCCTCCCTGGAGGACTACCTGAAGTTCATCCAGCTGCGTGTCGAAGCCACCAACTGGGCCCTCCGGGATCTTCCCCAGGAACAGATCCGGTTGCACGTCTGCTGGGGCTCCTGGCACGGCCCGCACACCACGGACATCCCGTTCGCGGACATCATCGGGTCGGTGCTGCAGGTCAATGCCGGCGCCTACTCCTTTGAGGCCGCGAACGTCCGCCACGAACACGAGTGGCGGGTCTGGGAGGACACCAAACTCCCGGAGGGCAAGGTCATCATCCCCGGGGTAGTCTCGCATGCCACGAACGTGGTGGAGCACCCGGACCTGGTGGCGGACCGCATTGTCCGCTTTGCCGACGTCGTGGGCAGGGAAAATGTTATCGCCTCCACCGACTGCGGCCTGGGCGGCAGGGTCCACCCGCAGATAGCCTTTGCCAAGCTGGAAGCACTGGGCGAGGGCGCCCGCCGCGCCACCAAGCGCCTCTGGTAA
- a CDS encoding uracil-DNA glycosylase yields MTALAPETFHEQLMSRRYEPSVAAVNELCDSLQEAKPGTVVPYVDPMHDVEECRIISLYSNIGEADPSGFITAGDQDAATRMLGIQWKLGLRPEFVMPWNVHPWHVPGEANGKFTPDQVQAGLKPLLKFLALVPRASVIVAHGTEANRLANLLLKTEVPLLWRRGLKTYKVRSLSGRAFAGSPARQEEFLEDMRTAYADAMARTGIARKA; encoded by the coding sequence ATGACAGCCCTGGCCCCCGAAACTTTCCACGAACAGCTCATGAGCCGCCGCTACGAACCGAGCGTTGCAGCCGTCAACGAACTGTGCGATTCCCTGCAGGAGGCCAAGCCCGGAACTGTGGTCCCCTACGTCGACCCCATGCACGACGTCGAGGAATGCCGCATTATCAGCCTCTACTCCAACATCGGCGAGGCAGATCCCTCCGGTTTCATCACCGCCGGAGACCAGGACGCCGCCACCCGTATGCTGGGCATCCAGTGGAAGCTGGGACTGCGCCCCGAGTTCGTGATGCCGTGGAACGTCCACCCGTGGCACGTCCCCGGCGAAGCCAACGGCAAGTTCACCCCGGACCAGGTCCAGGCCGGCCTGAAGCCCCTGCTGAAGTTCCTGGCCCTGGTGCCGCGTGCATCGGTCATCGTGGCGCACGGCACTGAAGCCAACCGCCTGGCAAACCTGCTTTTGAAGACCGAGGTCCCCCTGCTGTGGCGCCGCGGCCTGAAGACCTACAAGGTCCGCTCGCTGAGCGGCCGCGCGTTCGCCGGTTCCCCTGCACGCCAGGAGGAGTTCCTCGAGGACATGCGCACGGCCTACGCAGACGCCATGGCCCGCACCGGCATCGCCCGGAAGGCCTAG
- a CDS encoding DUF3151 domain-containing protein has product MSDEFRRNLMGPEPTLLPAETEVNAQLEAGHEALDLVEKHPTSSLLWAILAEEAWSEGRTIDSYAYSRVGYHRGLDALRRNGWRGVGPIPWEHAPNRGFLRALYSLGRASSAIGEADEPERIEKFLNDSDPKAKAAIEGK; this is encoded by the coding sequence ATGTCGGACGAGTTCCGCCGGAACCTGATGGGGCCGGAGCCCACGCTCCTGCCCGCCGAGACCGAGGTCAACGCACAGCTGGAGGCCGGGCACGAAGCACTGGACCTCGTTGAAAAGCACCCCACCTCCTCATTGCTCTGGGCCATCCTGGCCGAGGAAGCATGGTCGGAAGGGCGCACCATCGACTCCTACGCCTACTCACGGGTGGGCTACCACCGGGGCTTGGACGCGCTGCGCCGCAACGGCTGGCGCGGCGTGGGACCCATCCCATGGGAGCACGCGCCCAACCGCGGGTTCCTGCGGGCGCTCTACTCCCTGGGGCGGGCGTCCTCGGCCATTGGCGAGGCGGACGAGCCGGAACGGATCGAGAAGTTCCTCAACGACTCGGATCCCAAGGCGAAAGCGGCCATCGAGGGCAAGTGA
- the fbaA gene encoding class II fructose-bisphosphate aldolase, producing MPIATPEIYSEMIDRAKAGGFAYPAVNVTSSQTLNAALRGFAEAESDGIVQVSTGGAAYWSGASTKDMIAGSLGFAAFAREVAKNYDVNIALHTDHCPKDKLDGFVLPLLEASEAEVKAGRNPLFNSHMWDGSAETLQENLRIARDLLQRTAAAKMILEVEIGTVGGEEDGVENAINDKLYTTVEDALATIDALGAGENGRYITALTFGNVHGVYKPGGVKLRPEILKDIQAQVGAKIGKENPFDLVFHGGSGSSDQEIADAVSYGVIKMNIDTDTQYAYTRPVADHMFKNYDGVLKVDGEVGNKKTYDPRVWGASAEAGLAARVVEATKQLGSAGKTF from the coding sequence ATGCCCATTGCAACCCCAGAGATCTACTCCGAGATGATCGACCGCGCGAAGGCGGGCGGCTTCGCATACCCGGCCGTGAACGTCACGTCCTCGCAGACCCTGAACGCTGCCCTCCGTGGCTTCGCCGAGGCCGAGTCGGACGGCATCGTCCAGGTTTCCACCGGCGGCGCAGCCTACTGGTCCGGCGCCTCCACGAAGGACATGATCGCAGGCTCCCTGGGCTTCGCGGCGTTCGCCCGCGAGGTTGCCAAGAACTACGACGTGAACATCGCCCTGCACACGGACCACTGCCCCAAGGACAAGCTGGACGGCTTCGTCCTGCCGCTGCTCGAGGCTTCCGAGGCCGAGGTCAAGGCCGGCCGCAACCCGCTGTTCAACTCGCACATGTGGGACGGCTCCGCGGAGACCCTGCAGGAGAACCTGCGCATCGCCCGCGACCTGCTCCAGCGCACCGCTGCTGCCAAGATGATCCTCGAGGTGGAGATCGGCACCGTCGGCGGTGAAGAGGACGGCGTGGAGAACGCCATCAACGACAAGCTGTACACCACGGTTGAGGACGCCCTGGCCACCATCGACGCCCTGGGCGCCGGCGAGAACGGCCGCTACATCACCGCCCTGACCTTCGGCAACGTCCACGGCGTCTACAAGCCCGGTGGGGTCAAGCTCCGCCCGGAGATCCTCAAGGACATCCAGGCCCAGGTGGGCGCCAAGATCGGCAAGGAAAACCCGTTCGACCTGGTGTTCCACGGCGGCTCCGGCTCCTCCGACCAGGAAATCGCTGACGCCGTCTCCTACGGCGTGATCAAGATGAACATCGACACCGACACCCAGTACGCCTACACGCGTCCCGTGGCGGACCACATGTTCAAGAACTACGACGGCGTCCTGAAGGTGGACGGCGAAGTGGGCAACAAGAAGACCTACGATCCCCGCGTCTGGGGCGCCTCCGCCGAAGCCGGCCTGGCAGCCCGCGTGGTGGAAGCCACCAAGCAGCTCGGTTCGGCCGGAAAGACCTTCTAG
- a CDS encoding TrmH family RNA methyltransferase encodes MTDEPDHQPGEAEPAKAEVGVGPWEGELPEGDHWDPDLLADGDRRNVLDKYRYWKHEAIVAELDSRRHNFHVAIENWQHDLNIGTVVRTANAFLAKEVHIIGRRRWNRRGAMVTDRYQHVRHHPTVEDFVHWAQGEGLAIIGIDIFPDSVPLETYELPRDCVLVFGQEGPGLTPEVHQAAVATLSIEQFGSTRSINAASAAAIAMHAWIRRHVFNQHVGA; translated from the coding sequence ATGACAGACGAACCCGACCACCAGCCCGGGGAAGCCGAACCCGCAAAGGCAGAGGTCGGCGTCGGGCCCTGGGAAGGCGAGCTGCCCGAAGGCGACCACTGGGACCCCGACCTGCTGGCTGACGGCGACCGGCGGAACGTCCTGGACAAGTACCGGTACTGGAAGCACGAGGCGATTGTTGCCGAGCTGGACTCGCGGCGGCACAACTTCCACGTGGCCATCGAGAACTGGCAGCACGACCTGAACATCGGCACCGTGGTGCGCACCGCCAACGCCTTCCTCGCCAAGGAAGTGCACATCATCGGACGACGGCGGTGGAACCGGCGCGGTGCCATGGTCACCGACCGCTACCAGCACGTCCGCCACCACCCCACCGTCGAGGACTTCGTCCACTGGGCGCAGGGGGAGGGGCTGGCGATCATCGGAATCGACATCTTCCCGGACTCGGTGCCGCTGGAAACGTACGAACTGCCGCGGGACTGCGTGCTGGTCTTCGGGCAGGAGGGGCCGGGCCTGACCCCGGAAGTCCACCAGGCCGCCGTCGCCACCCTGTCCATCGAGCAGTTCGGCTCCACCCGGTCCATCAACGCCGCCTCCGCCGCGGCCATCGCCATGCACGCCTGGATCCGCCGGCACGTCTTCAACCAGCACGTGGGGGCGTAA
- a CDS encoding HAD-IIA family hydrolase — translation MAEADEVTGNPAVYRSGQEIECWLTDMDGVLVHENQPIPGAAELIQRWVDTSKRFLVLTNNSIFTPRDLAARLRASGLEIPEENIWTSALATAQFLKDQVSAAGAESGNRAYTIGEAGLTTALHEAGFILTDQNPDFVVLGETRTYSFEAITTAIRLILAGARFIATNPDATGPSKDGPMPATGAIAALITKATGREPYIVGKPNPMMFRSAMNQIDAHSETTAMIGDRMDTDIIAGMEAGLHTVLVLSGITHKDDIAAYPFRPNQVLNSVADLKNQI, via the coding sequence ATGGCAGAAGCAGACGAGGTAACAGGCAACCCCGCGGTTTACCGCAGCGGCCAGGAAATCGAGTGCTGGCTGACGGACATGGACGGCGTCCTGGTCCACGAAAACCAGCCCATCCCGGGGGCCGCGGAGCTGATCCAGCGCTGGGTGGATACCTCAAAGCGCTTCCTGGTGCTGACCAACAACTCCATTTTCACGCCCCGGGACCTCGCCGCCCGCCTGCGCGCGTCGGGCCTGGAGATTCCGGAAGAGAACATCTGGACCTCCGCCCTCGCCACGGCCCAATTCCTGAAGGACCAGGTGTCCGCCGCGGGCGCTGAATCCGGCAACCGCGCCTACACCATCGGTGAGGCGGGGCTGACGACGGCGTTGCACGAGGCCGGCTTCATCCTCACCGACCAGAACCCGGACTTCGTGGTGCTCGGCGAGACGCGCACGTACTCTTTCGAAGCGATCACCACCGCCATCCGCCTGATCCTGGCCGGTGCCCGGTTCATCGCCACCAACCCGGATGCCACCGGCCCCTCCAAGGACGGGCCGATGCCCGCCACCGGCGCTATCGCGGCCCTGATCACCAAGGCCACCGGCAGGGAACCCTACATTGTGGGCAAACCGAATCCCATGATGTTCCGTTCGGCGATGAACCAGATCGACGCCCATTCAGAAACCACCGCCATGATCGGCGACCGGATGGATACGGACATCATCGCCGGCATGGAGGCCGGACTGCACACGGTCCTGGTCCTGAGCGGCATCACGCACAAGGACGACATTGCCGCGTACCCGTTCCGGCCCAACCAGGTGCTGAACTCGGTGGCGGACCTGAAAAACCAGATCTAG
- a CDS encoding alpha/beta fold hydrolase → MPYEGEVSPQGRRWVPDARLLVEAAALKRFSRRSFLAGAGASGLLAADMLVTREVQSQRRSTRILTVADDFADAYYPDASWFLFPGYKTSWEEAQWILNTMRGALNKRARLAAVGYSNLGLNITEVVNAITDYIAAEKITKLFFYGHSFGGMLATQVAARLLALQGVQAQFILLDSSPYSAHDVLDQSWFDGVVFLYESGVRFPSTLRGGYELGERIIHKDERSWRQILNQTLEQLSPIAPSNVLVQTESAYIYHFEGSQFAGHLGTAKMAYIGNPKDGTVDYETASETWSVVFKDNMVSSNLQTTGAAPAHASPGWNPQIYRPLVKELLDEYFPLPRGGSRVSIF, encoded by the coding sequence GTGCCGTATGAGGGGGAGGTAAGTCCGCAGGGCCGGCGCTGGGTCCCAGACGCCCGGCTGCTGGTGGAAGCGGCTGCCCTGAAGCGCTTTTCGCGGCGCAGCTTCCTGGCCGGTGCCGGGGCGTCCGGACTTCTGGCTGCAGACATGCTGGTGACCCGCGAAGTCCAGTCGCAGCGCCGCAGCACCAGGATCCTGACTGTTGCCGATGACTTCGCCGACGCCTATTACCCTGACGCCAGCTGGTTCCTGTTCCCGGGTTACAAAACCAGCTGGGAAGAGGCGCAGTGGATCCTCAACACCATGCGCGGCGCCCTGAACAAGCGGGCCCGGCTCGCCGCCGTCGGGTACTCCAACCTGGGCCTGAACATCACCGAGGTGGTTAACGCAATCACTGACTACATAGCCGCGGAGAAAATCACCAAGCTGTTCTTTTACGGACACAGCTTCGGCGGCATGCTGGCAACGCAGGTGGCTGCGCGGCTGCTGGCGTTGCAGGGAGTCCAGGCGCAGTTCATCCTCCTGGACTCCAGCCCCTACAGTGCCCACGACGTCCTGGACCAGAGCTGGTTCGACGGCGTGGTGTTCCTTTACGAGAGCGGCGTCAGGTTCCCGTCCACCCTCCGCGGCGGTTATGAACTGGGGGAGCGGATCATCCATAAGGACGAGCGGAGCTGGCGACAGATCCTGAACCAGACGCTGGAGCAGTTGTCACCGATTGCCCCGTCCAATGTCCTGGTCCAGACGGAGTCCGCCTACATCTACCACTTCGAGGGAAGCCAGTTTGCCGGCCATCTCGGCACAGCCAAGATGGCCTATATCGGCAATCCCAAGGACGGGACCGTGGATTACGAGACCGCATCCGAGACATGGTCAGTGGTGTTCAAGGACAACATGGTCTCAAGCAACCTGCAGACCACCGGTGCTGCCCCCGCCCACGCCAGCCCGGGCTGGAATCCGCAGATCTACCGGCCGCTGGTGAAGGAACTGCTGGACGAGTACTTCCCCCTGCCCCGGGGCGGTTCCCGGGTCAGCATCTTCTAG
- a CDS encoding GAF and ANTAR domain-containing protein, whose translation MSATDQVQNLILESADFEDFLNELARFSAHQMAGDGDDALCGITLLRDRKAATIGWSSPSAREVDEIQYSLSQGPCLTAAKEEREVYVPDLLEEDRWGPDYAAAVASHGLRSVFSLPFHLQGEARAALNLYSDFPHKFDGRAAERARDFTREISQALRLAVRFSLHADSAINLKATLESRTIIDIAVGIVMAQNRCSQEAAVEILTEASSNSNTKLRDIAKSLVASVGGPGARTYYQEPGKVGSGPGA comes from the coding sequence TTGAGCGCAACCGACCAGGTGCAGAACCTGATCCTGGAAAGCGCTGATTTCGAGGATTTCCTCAACGAACTCGCCCGGTTCTCCGCCCACCAGATGGCAGGGGACGGCGACGACGCCCTGTGCGGCATCACACTGCTCCGGGATCGCAAGGCGGCCACCATTGGATGGAGCAGCCCCTCGGCCCGGGAAGTGGACGAAATCCAGTACTCCCTTTCCCAAGGTCCGTGCCTGACTGCGGCGAAGGAAGAACGGGAAGTCTACGTTCCGGACCTGCTGGAGGAGGACCGGTGGGGCCCGGACTATGCCGCTGCGGTTGCCTCCCATGGCCTGCGCTCGGTCTTTTCCCTGCCCTTCCACCTGCAGGGCGAAGCCAGGGCAGCCCTGAACCTCTACTCTGATTTCCCGCACAAGTTCGATGGCCGGGCTGCGGAGAGGGCCAGGGACTTCACCCGGGAGATCTCACAGGCCCTGCGCCTGGCCGTCAGGTTCTCGCTGCACGCGGACAGCGCGATCAACCTCAAGGCCACCCTTGAATCCCGCACCATCATCGACATCGCGGTGGGCATCGTCATGGCGCAGAACCGCTGCAGCCAGGAGGCCGCCGTCGAAATCCTCACCGAGGCGTCCAGCAACAGCAACACCAAGCTGCGGGATATCGCCAAGTCACTGGTTGCTTCGGTGGGCGGTCCCGGTGCGCGCACCTACTATCAGGAGCCGGGGAAGGTCGGGTCGGGCCCCGGCGCCTAA
- a CDS encoding ArsR/SmtB family transcription factor translates to MTSYWAEDLALIARAMGEASRARILVALMDARAWTASELAGCAGISKGTATTHLNHLVDVGLLDEVRQGRHRYVRLKNQDVADAIEAMVRLSPSPGPGVPSTYRGGRHKQELQHGRTCYQHLAGAMGVKLTALWQSHGFITPAWEVSGAGFDWAESIGLRLPHKPARPLVRPCLDWTERVDHAAGVLPDLFTQHALSSGWFKRGSHPRSVILTEPGAGQLAGFGLANALGASIRADL, encoded by the coding sequence ATGACATCGTATTGGGCTGAGGACCTCGCCCTGATAGCCAGGGCGATGGGAGAAGCATCGCGGGCGCGGATTCTGGTCGCCCTCATGGATGCCCGCGCCTGGACGGCCTCGGAACTTGCCGGTTGCGCGGGGATCAGCAAGGGCACGGCCACCACGCATTTGAACCACCTCGTCGATGTAGGCCTGCTGGACGAAGTGCGCCAGGGGCGGCACCGTTACGTACGGTTGAAGAACCAGGATGTAGCCGACGCGATCGAAGCCATGGTCCGGCTCAGTCCTTCGCCCGGCCCAGGAGTTCCCTCGACCTACCGCGGCGGCAGGCATAAGCAGGAGTTGCAACATGGCCGGACCTGCTACCAGCATTTGGCCGGGGCGATGGGGGTCAAACTGACCGCCCTGTGGCAATCCCATGGGTTCATCACCCCGGCTTGGGAGGTGAGCGGGGCCGGGTTTGACTGGGCGGAATCGATTGGCCTGCGGTTGCCCCACAAGCCGGCACGCCCATTGGTCCGGCCGTGCTTGGACTGGACCGAACGTGTTGACCATGCCGCCGGCGTGCTGCCGGATCTTTTCACCCAGCACGCACTGTCGTCCGGGTGGTTCAAGCGCGGATCGCATCCCCGCTCCGTCATCCTGACCGAACCAGGCGCAGGGCAGCTTGCCGGCTTTGGACTGGCCAATGCACTTGGAGCCTCCATTCGCGCTGATTTATGA
- a CDS encoding flavin reductase family protein, translating into MFTTISPSVHYFGSLVALLTTSNPDGSTNITPISSAWSLGDHYVLGLSSHHQGYRNLIRTGEVVLNLPEECMAPAIERISMTTGSDPVPAVKGSSYRTEHDKWAVAGWDPLPGLRTAPQRIAQCPIHIEATLDNSWPLEAGLHAIHVRVQQVHVRDDLALDSSHVDVRTWRPMFYTFRHYFGKGSHLGQNVRAEQRLTAQPSGPSGRGT; encoded by the coding sequence ATGTTCACAACGATTTCCCCGAGCGTGCACTACTTCGGATCCCTGGTGGCCCTGCTGACCACCAGCAACCCGGATGGAAGCACCAACATCACGCCCATTTCCTCCGCGTGGTCACTGGGAGACCACTACGTCCTGGGGCTTAGCTCCCACCATCAGGGATACCGGAACCTGATCCGCACCGGCGAGGTGGTGCTCAATCTTCCCGAGGAATGCATGGCACCGGCCATCGAGCGGATCTCCATGACCACGGGCAGTGACCCAGTGCCGGCCGTGAAGGGCAGCAGCTACCGCACCGAGCACGACAAATGGGCCGTGGCGGGCTGGGACCCGTTGCCGGGCCTGCGGACCGCCCCCCAACGGATTGCGCAATGTCCCATCCATATCGAGGCGACCCTGGACAATTCGTGGCCCTTGGAAGCCGGCCTGCATGCAATCCATGTGCGCGTCCAGCAGGTGCATGTCCGCGATGACCTGGCGCTAGATTCTTCCCATGTGGACGTGCGAACCTGGCGGCCCATGTTCTATACATTCCGCCACTACTTTGGGAAAGGAAGCCATCTTGGCCAAAACGTAAGGGCGGAGCAGCGGCTCACCGCTCAACCCAGCGGCCCGTCCGGCCGCGGGACCTAG